Proteins co-encoded in one Vibrio fortis genomic window:
- a CDS encoding TetR/AcrR family transcriptional regulator, translating to MKTRDKIVYAALELFNEHGERSITTNHIAEHIEISPGNLYYHFRNKQEIVRDIFTLYSAELLERFTPIQGQQESLTLLKHYLDSIFTLMWKYRFFYANLPEILSRDEQLHNDYMAVQERLQSNLIAIMRAFVDLNLLKASEEEMKSMVTSLHLIASSWLAYQSAMSPKTQITEQVVHQGMLQMIAVVKPIATTQGFEQLTLLEDGVRALNG from the coding sequence ATGAAGACACGTGACAAGATCGTTTATGCGGCGCTAGAGCTATTTAATGAGCACGGCGAGCGTAGTATTACTACCAACCATATTGCTGAACATATTGAAATCAGCCCAGGTAACCTTTACTACCATTTCCGCAACAAGCAAGAAATTGTGCGTGATATCTTCACTCTATATTCCGCGGAACTTCTAGAACGCTTTACCCCAATCCAAGGTCAGCAAGAGAGCTTAACGCTACTTAAACATTACTTGGACTCTATCTTCACTTTAATGTGGAAGTACCGTTTCTTCTACGCCAACCTTCCTGAAATTTTGTCTCGCGACGAGCAGTTGCACAATGATTACATGGCAGTGCAAGAGCGTTTGCAATCAAACCTAATCGCGATCATGCGTGCATTTGTGGATTTGAATTTGTTGAAAGCTTCTGAAGAAGAGATGAAATCTATGGTTACTTCTCTGCACCTTATTGCGTCGAGCTGGCTGGCTTACCAATCTGCGATGTCGCCAAAAACACAGATCACAGAGCAAGTGGTTCACCAAGGCATGCTACAGATGATCGCAGTCGTGAAACCTATCGCAACCACTCAAGGTTTTGAGCAGTTAACACTGTTGGAAGATGGCGTTCGAGCGTTGAATGGGTAG